A stretch of the Gossypium hirsutum isolate 1008001.06 chromosome D07, Gossypium_hirsutum_v2.1, whole genome shotgun sequence genome encodes the following:
- the LOC107932966 gene encoding proline-rich receptor-like protein kinase PERK1: MSSPPPGGTPAPSSPPPSTNTTSPPPSAAGAPPPSSPPSQSPPSTATPPPTTTPATPPPTAATPPPTNTPTPPPSAAAPPPTSPPSPPSGTPSPPPATPSAPPPSSNTPSPSASSPPPTSSVSPPPSEAASPPPSSTPSLTPPSTSTPSPPAPRSPGTPSPPPPPSRNSGTPSPPSPPSSSSGVSTGLVIGIAIGGVAILLVLSLLFICCQKKRRRRRDDGEIYYAPPPPPPGPPKDHPHGGQQYRWPQNPPPRVDQYGAILPNPSPPVTAWRPPSPEDSPMPSMPPPPPPPPFMSSSGGSSSNNSGSENPLPPPSPGIALGFTKSKFTSEELARATDGFSDANLLGQGGFGYVHRGVLPTGTEVAVKQLKAGSGQGEREFQAEVEIISRVHHKHLVSLVGYCISGTTRMLVYEFVPNNTLEFHLHGKGRPTMDWPTRMIIALGSAKGLAYLHEDCNPKIIHRDIKAANILLDFKFEAKVADFGLAKFFSDVNTHVSTRVMGTFGYLAPEYASSGKLTEKSDVFSFGVMLLELISGHRPVGSSYAEDSLVEWARPLLSRALEDGTFNNLIDPRLQKEYDHNEMARMVACAAACVRHSARRRPRMSQIVRALEGESSLSDLNEGMRPGQSNVYSSYGGSSDYDASHYNEDMKRLRRAALGSLEYGASSEYSEQTSEYGLYPSGSTEGQTTREIETGSTKKNSQNHSGNSMS; encoded by the exons ATGTCATCACCACCACCAGGGGGGACTCCAGCGCCGTCATCACCACCACCATCAACAAACACTACGTCTCCACCGCCATCTGCAGCCGGAGCTCCGCCGCCGAGTAGTCCTCCTTCCCAATCGCCGCCATCCACCGCAACTCCGCCGCCAACTACCACTCCTGCCACACCACCACCAACCGCAGCAACTCCGCCGCCAACTAACACTCCTACACCACCACCAAGCGCAGCAGCTCCGCCGCCAACTAGTCCTCCCTCCCCGCCATCTGGTACCCCATCTCCACCTCCAGCCACCCCATCAGCTCCTCCTCCTTCAAGCAACACTCCTTCCCCCTCCGCTTCATCGCCTCCTCCAACATCATCTGTATCTCCTCCACCTTCAGAAGCAGCATCTCCACCACCATCCTCTACCCCTTCTCTTACACCTCCTTCTACGTCAACTCCATCGCCACCTGCCCCGAGAAGTCCAGGTACTCCATCTCCACCACCACCTCCTTCGAGGAATTCAGGAACTCCATCTCCTCCGTCGCCACCGTCATCAAGCAGTGGTGTATCGACCGGACTGGTTATTGGTATAGCAATAGGGGGAGTGGCAATATTGTTGGTTTTGAGCTTGCTGTTTATATGTTGTcaaaagaaaaggagaagaagaagagacgACGGCGAAATTTACTACGCGCCGCCGCCTCCACCTCCTGGGCCTCCTAAAG aTCATCCACACGGTGGCCAACAATACCGGTGGCCACAAAATCCTCCACCGCGTGTCGATCAATACGGTGCAATTTTGCCTAATCCAAGTCCGCCAGTTACGGCATGGAGACCACCATCTCCGGAAGATTCTCCTATGCCATCAATGCCACCACCTCCACCACCACCGCCTTTCATGAGCAGTAGTGGAGGTTCCAGTTCTAATAATTCAGGTTCCGAAAATCCACTTCCACCACCCTCACCCGGCATTGCACTTGGTTTCACCAAGAGCAAGTTTACTTCTGAGGAACTAGCAAGAGCAACAGATGGCTTCTCCGATGCAAACCTTCTTGGGCAAGGCGGTTTCGGGTACGTGCACAGAGGAGTTCTCCCAACCGGAACGGAAGTTGCAGTCAAGCAACTTAAGGCCGGAAGTGGACAAGGGGAAAGAGAATTCCAAGCAGAAGTCGAGATTATCAGCCGCGTTCATCACAAACATCTTGTTTCATTGGTCGGATACTGTATCTCCGGGACAACAAGAATGCTTGTTTATGAGTTTGTTCCGAACAACACATTGGAGTTTCACTTGCACG GAAAAGGGAGACCTACAATGGATTGGCCAACAAGGATGATAATTGCTTTAGGATCTGCAAAAGGACTTGCATATCTTCACGAGGATT GTAATCCTAAGATCATTCATCGCGATATTAAGGCGGCTAATATTCTTTTAGATTTCAAGTTCGAGGCTAAG GTTGCCGATTTCGGACTTGCAAAGTTCTTTTCTGATGTCAACACTCATGTATCCACAAGAGTGATGGGTACTTTTGG GTATTTGGCTCCCGAGTATGCTTCGAGCGGAAAATTGACGGAAAAATCGGATGTTTTCTCTTTTGGGGTCATGCTGTTGGAGTTGATTAGCGGACACAGACCGGTTGGCTCGTCTTATGCCGAGGATAGTTTGGTCGAATGG GCTAGGCCATTACTCTCAAGAGCATTAGAAGACGGAACTTTCAACAATCTCATTGATCCGAGGTTACAAAAGGAATATGACCACAACGAGATGGCTCGTATGGTTGCTTGTGCTGCTGCTTGTGTTCGACATTCAGCACGACGTCGACCACGAATGAGCCAG ATCGTACGAGCTTTAGAAGGAGAATCGTCGTTATCGGATCTCAACGAAGGAATGAGACCGGGACAAAGCAATGTGTACAGTTCATATGGAGGAAGCTCAGATTATGATGCAAGCCACTACAACGAAGACATGAAAAGGCTCCGAAGGGCTGCATTAGGCTCGCTAGAATACGGTGCTAGTAGTGAGTACAGTGAACAGACCAGCGAGTACGGTTTATACCCTTCCGGCTCGACCGAAGGCCAAACTACTCGGGAAATCGAGACGGGAAGTACAAagaaaaatagccaaaatcataGCGGGAACTCTATGTCTTGA
- the LOC107933024 gene encoding protein CONTINUOUS VASCULAR RING 1: MGDDKSAAMTASRDRELLIPVAESVHDDSSKASSSSSSASSHHAGRETFYKIVQSWASKKFMTGCVILFPIAITFYITWWFIHFVDGFFSPIYAQLGIDIFGLGFVTSITFIFLVGVFMSSWLGASVLGLGEWFIKRMPFVRHIYNASKQISSAISPDQNTQAFKEVAIIRHPRIGEYAFAFITSSVTLQSDAGEEELCCVFVPTNHLYLGDIFLINTKDVIRLNLSVREGIEIVISGGMSMPQILSTLDTQLERSRPERS; encoded by the exons atgggagatgataaaTCGGCGGCGATGACGGCGAGTAGAGATCGTGAGCTTCTAATTCCGGTGGCTGAATCCGTACACGATGATTCCTCCAaagcttcttcttcttcgtcttcTGCTTCTTCGCATCATGCCGGGCGTGAg ACCTTTTACAAAATTGTCCAGAGCTGGGCTTCAAAGAAGTTCATGACAGGATG CGTCATTTTATTTCCTATAGCAATCACTTTCTACATAACATGGTGGTTTATTCACTTTGTGGATGGCTTTTTCTCTCCAATTTATGCGCAACTCGGAATTGATATATTTG GTCTCGGCTTTGTAACTTCTATTACATTCATCTTCTTGGTTGGCGTATTCATGTCATCTTGGTTGGGAGCATCTGTCCTGGGCCTTGGTGAGTGGTTTATCAAGCGGATGCCATTTGTTCGTCACATCTACAATGCATCCAAGCAGATCAGTTCTGCTATATCACCAG ATCAGAACACACAAGCCTTCAAGGAAGTAGCCATTATAAGGCACCCACGTATCGGTGAATATGCATTTGCCTTCATCACTTCATCTGTTACTCTGCAG AGTGACGCTGGTGAAGAAGAGCTATGCTGTGTGTTTGTTCCCACGAATCATCTTTACCTTGGTGATATATTCCTCATCAACACCAAGGATGTTATCAGACTGAATCTGTCAGTCCGTGAAGGAATTG AAATTGTTATATCTGGGGGAATGTCAATGCCTCAGATCCTATCAACACTAGATACTCAGTTGGAAAGAAGCAGACCTGAGAGAAGCTGA
- the LOC107933025 gene encoding uncharacterized protein — MPQESLRSIVYRSFVTCDDPKGVVECRTIRRSKTGSTDTMVRDKTDECRQKTKNRSTKGTSCQLLEVSRRAHKLNNVIDSCSKQLWYDTNSRDVAKDLLKGALDLQDSLHVLGKLQEASHYMAKWDRVRNEPNSSLVREWDYRTENQNPRLSVDGSSRDCVEEHRKVITYSLAKQNLLPNVEEMRCLSGRYQGIPSTSSSQSSTVHAEKGPSLIAKLMGLEEMPSRPLQTNSCKEVECNKILDRQKHMFEINKPKVRKSRFVFRKEDRDRRTMDIHEAMHFKGLLKSNFIKEIKYDSHQWSDFFSEQKLINDSPPIVLIKPRYSPHLQTEEKFVPWFHEGRSLNTDTMLRKVQPPSISSREGAKERKEKEAKPVKSDVKAKEKLSMKTKTSGPITVPLLKKEATHRKTKKITKPVNEEVARAKNLLRSKDEAKVTPPKSGKLENGSNVTNNKMSHQRGSQTVVRAPNDRKKGVNKMKTAKITNERLEHKGDGIVSEGKKIDPISESDTVFERYSIETDIMVEECRDNSEDSVCDITLVTTDYQNNRKCIGPNETDHESFTRGAKLKALLLSCPAFLNHADYLFYLHVNLPTTSPKFDINEFTDANRRLFLDCANEIVRRISFPDSQPVHPPLLSVVGNAKTRISLDHLLRETCDQVEALRNYSEVAGEDYPAGSLYSMLERDLKHKEALSGIWDLGWKKGFTVNDTIQVVDEIEKQLLNGLIEEIYASVSAETEITRV, encoded by the exons ATGCCTCAAGAGAGTTTAAGATCAATTGTTTATAGATCATTTGTTACATGTGATGATCCAAAAGGAGTTGTAGAGTGTAGAACAATTAGAAGGTCAAAAACCGGTTCGACCGACACGATGGTGCGTGATAAAACCGACGAATGCCGGCAAAAAACAAAGAACCGATCGACAAAGGGGACTTCTTGTCAACTCTTGGAGGTTTCAAGGAGAGCTCACAAGCTAAATAATGTGATCGATTCATGTTCGAAACAGCTTTGGTATGATACGAATTCGAGAGATGTAGCGAAAGATTTGTTGAAAGGAGCACTTGATTTGCAAGATTCATTGCATGTGCTtgggaaattgcaagaagcttctCATTATATGGCAAAATGGGATAGGGTGAGAAACGAGCCGAATTCGAGTCTGGTTAGAGAATGGGATTATCGAACTGAAAACCAAAATCCGAGGCTTTCCGTTGATGGTTCTTCGAGAGATTGTGTTGAGGAGCATAGGAAAGTGATTACGTATAGTCTAGCTAAGCAAAATCTATTGCCAAATGTTGAAGAAATGAGATGCTTAAGTGGAAGATATCAGGGTATCCCGTCTACAAGCTCGAGTCAATCATCAACCGTCCATGCTGAAAAAGGCCCAAGTTTGATTGCGAAGCTTATGGGACTAGAAGAAATGCCTTCGAGACCATTGCAGACAAATTCGTGCAAGGAAGTAGAGTGTAACAAGATTTTGGATAGACAAAAGCATATGTTTGAAATCAATAAGCCAAAAGTGAGGAAGTCTCGATTTGTTTTCCGGAAGGAAGATCGAGATAGGCGAACAATGGACATTCACGAGGCCATGCATTTTAAAGGACTACTGAAAAGCAACTTCATCAAAGAGATCAAGTATGATTCCCATCAATGGAGTGATTTCTTTTCGGAACAGAAGTTGATCAACGATAGTCCACCAATCGTACTTATAAAACCTCGATACAGTCCACACTTGCAAACAGAAGAAAAGTTCGTGCCGTGGTTCCACGAGGGTCGTAGCTTAAACACTGATACTATGCTCAGAAAAGTGCAGCCTCCTTCCATTAGCTCGAGGGAAGGtgctaaagaaagaaaagagaaagaggcCAAACCAGTGAAAAGCGACGTAAAAGCTAAAGAGAAGCTTTCTATGAAGACAAAAACTTCAGGGCCCATAACCGTGCCATTGCTGAAAAAAGAGGCTACTCACAGGAAAACCAAAAAGATAACGAAACCAGTTAACGAGGAGGTTGCAAGGGCAAAGAATTTATTGAGGTCTAAAGATGAAGCTAAGGTTACCCCTCCAAAGTCTGGTAAGCTCGAAAATGGATCAAATGTTACAAATAATAAAATGTCTCATCAACGCGGATCACAAACTGTAGTCCGTGCTCCAAATGATCGGAAAAAGGGAGTGAACAAGATGAAAACGGCTAAAATAACT AATGAGAGATTAGAACACAAAGGAGATGGTATTGTTTCGGAAGGAAAGAAGATTGATCCTATATCGGAAAGCGATACAGTTTTCGAAAGATATAGCATTGAAACTGATATTATGGTTGAAG AATGTCGTGATAACAGCGAGGATTCTGTTTGTGACATTACCCTGGTGACTACCGATTATCAAAACAACCGAAAATGTATCGGTCCAAATGAAACTGACCACGAAAGCTTCACTAGAGGGGCCAAACTAAAAGCACTGCTATTGAGCTGTCCGGCTTTCCTCAATCACGCCGACTATCTTTTTTATCTTCATGTGAATCTTCCTACAACTTCACCAAAATTTGACATCAACGAATTCACAGATGCCAACAGAAGACTTTTCTTAGACTGCGCAAATGAAATTGTTCGAAGAATAAGCTTTCCCGATTCTCAACCGGTTCACCCTCCGTTATTATCCGTGGTCGGAAATGCCAAAACTCGTATCTCTCTAGACCATTTGTTAAGGGAAACTTGTGATCAGGTCGAGGCATTGAGAAACTATAGTGAAGTAGCTGGTGAAGACTATCCTGCTGGTAGTCTTTATTCAATGCTTGAAAGAGACTTAAAGCACAAGGAAGCTTTAAGTGGAATATGGGACTTGGGTTGGAAGAAAGGGTTTACTGTGAATGACACGATACAAGTAGTGGATGAAATAGAGAAGCAATTATTGAATGGGTTAATCGAGGAGATTTATGCCTCAGTTTCAGCAGAAACCGAGATAACACgggtttaa
- the LOC107933017 gene encoding rop guanine nucleotide exchange factor 9 isoform X1 yields MMVQTLTRLYSTRNVGSFRLFDNPMRHHHHQQQNATAAGGNNEHVDDVDDNLQPSEDKSMGQQNIGEPVVETPQERPQTDMEQMKERFSKLLLGEDMSGGGKGVPSALALSNAVTNLAASVFGEQVKLGPMAPETKARWRKEMDWLLSVTDHIVEFVPSQQKTKNGTNMEIMVTRQRSDLLVNIPGLRKLDTMLIETLDGFGQEKEFWYVSKDDDQENENGQRDDKWWHPTVKVPVNGLSEMSRRWLQCQKESVNQVLKAAMAINAEVLSEIEIPESYIDSLPRNGRASLGDLIYKGITVDHFDPSQFLLTMDLSTEHKVLDLKNRIEASIVIWKRKMHQKDGRSSWGSGVSLEKRELFEERAETILILLKQRYPGLPQSSLDISKLQDNRDVGHAILESYSRILESLAFNVMSRIEDVLHADSLAQTSSPQKSETSPSSSDEDALRVSSSDTPTLSDFMGWGIASRRRSSTDLEIYFKGDNDKKLAKPPVSSTQKKSPNLEKLESLSGNRSPKGRD; encoded by the exons ATGATGGTTCAAACATTGACTCGCCTGTATAGTACTCGAAATGTAGGATCTTTTCGCCTGTTTGATAATCCAATGAGACATCACCACCACCAGCAACAAAACGCAACCGCGGCAGGCGGTAATAACGAGCACGTGGATGATGTCGATGATAATCTGCAACCAAGTGAAGATAAATCAATGGGGCAGCAAAATATAGGAGAGCCTGTGGTAGAAACTCCCCAGGAGAGGCCACAAACAG ATATGGAGCAGATGAAGGAAAGATTTTCTAAGTTGCTTCTGGGAGAAGATATGTCAGGAGGAGGCAAAGGTGTTCCTTCGGCTTTGGCTTTGTCAAATGCAGTGACAAACCTAGCAG CATCTGTTTTTGGGGAACAAGTGAAATTAGGACCTATGGCACCAGAAACCAAAGCAAGGTGGAGAAAAGAAATGGATTGGCTTCTATCTGTAACCGATCACATTGTCGAATTCGTTCCTTCGCAACAGAAAACGAAGAACGGAACGAACATGGAG ATTATGGTCACGAGACAAAGGAGTGATCTGCTTGTGAACATACCTGGTCTAAGAAAACTCGACACGATGCTTATC GAGACTCTTGATGGCTTTGGACAAGAAAAAGAATTTTGGTATGTCTCTAAAGATGATGACCAAGAGAATGAAAACGGTCAAAGGGATGATAAATGGTGGCATCCAACTGTTAAAGTACCTGTAAACGGGTTATCGGAAATGTCACGGAGATGGCTGCAGTGTCAAAAGGAGTCAGTAAACCAGGTGCTAAAAGCAGCTATGGCTATCAATGCTGAAGTACTATCTGAAATAGAGATACCTGAAAGTTACATTGATTCACTCCCCAGG AATGGAAGAGCGAGCCTCGGTGATTTGATCTATAAAGGCATTACAGTGGACCACTTTGATCCATCACAATTCCTTTTGACGATGGACTTGTCGACGGAACACAAAGTTCTTGACCTTAAGAATAGGATTGAGGCTTCCATTGTCATTTGGAAGAGGAAGATGCACCAAAAAGACGGTAGGTCTTCTTGGGGTTCGGGTGTTAGCTTGGAAAAAAGGGAACTCTTCGAAGAAAGGGCGGAAACTATTTTAATCTTGTTAAAGCAACGTTATCCCGGACTTCCACAATCTTCACTCGATATATCTAAGTTACAAGATAATAGG GATGTAGGACACGCTATTCTAGAGAGCTATTCAAGGATTCTAGAGAGCTTGGCCTTCAATGTCATGTCAAGAATCGAGGATGTCCTTCATGCTGATTCCCTTGCTCAAACATCATCACCACAAAAATCCGAGACATCCCCTAGCTCATCTGATGAAGATGCATTGAGGGTGAGCAGTTCAGACACACCAACACTATCAGATTTTATGGGTTGGGGTATTGCTTCAAGGAGAAGAAGCTCAACTGATCTAGAAATCTACTTTAAGGGTGACAATGACAAAAAACTGGCCAAGCCACCGGTTAGTTCTACTCAGAAAAAGTCTCCTAATCTAGAGAAGCTGGAATCCTTAAGTGGCAATAGAAGTCCAAAAGGTCGTGATTGA
- the LOC107933017 gene encoding rho guanine nucleotide exchange factor 8 isoform X2 codes for MMVQTLTRLYSTRNVGSFRLFDNPMRHHHHQQQNATAAGGNNEHVDDVDDNLQPSEDKSMGQQNIGEPVVETPQERPQTDMEQMKERFSKLLLGEDMSGGGKGVPSALALSNAVTNLAASVFGEQVKLGPMAPETKARWRKEMDWLLSVTDHIVEFVPSQQKTKNGTNMEIMVTRQRSDLLVNIPGLRKLDTMLINGRASLGDLIYKGITVDHFDPSQFLLTMDLSTEHKVLDLKNRIEASIVIWKRKMHQKDGRSSWGSGVSLEKRELFEERAETILILLKQRYPGLPQSSLDISKLQDNRDVGHAILESYSRILESLAFNVMSRIEDVLHADSLAQTSSPQKSETSPSSSDEDALRVSSSDTPTLSDFMGWGIASRRRSSTDLEIYFKGDNDKKLAKPPVSSTQKKSPNLEKLESLSGNRSPKGRD; via the exons ATGATGGTTCAAACATTGACTCGCCTGTATAGTACTCGAAATGTAGGATCTTTTCGCCTGTTTGATAATCCAATGAGACATCACCACCACCAGCAACAAAACGCAACCGCGGCAGGCGGTAATAACGAGCACGTGGATGATGTCGATGATAATCTGCAACCAAGTGAAGATAAATCAATGGGGCAGCAAAATATAGGAGAGCCTGTGGTAGAAACTCCCCAGGAGAGGCCACAAACAG ATATGGAGCAGATGAAGGAAAGATTTTCTAAGTTGCTTCTGGGAGAAGATATGTCAGGAGGAGGCAAAGGTGTTCCTTCGGCTTTGGCTTTGTCAAATGCAGTGACAAACCTAGCAG CATCTGTTTTTGGGGAACAAGTGAAATTAGGACCTATGGCACCAGAAACCAAAGCAAGGTGGAGAAAAGAAATGGATTGGCTTCTATCTGTAACCGATCACATTGTCGAATTCGTTCCTTCGCAACAGAAAACGAAGAACGGAACGAACATGGAG ATTATGGTCACGAGACAAAGGAGTGATCTGCTTGTGAACATACCTGGTCTAAGAAAACTCGACACGATGCTTATC AATGGAAGAGCGAGCCTCGGTGATTTGATCTATAAAGGCATTACAGTGGACCACTTTGATCCATCACAATTCCTTTTGACGATGGACTTGTCGACGGAACACAAAGTTCTTGACCTTAAGAATAGGATTGAGGCTTCCATTGTCATTTGGAAGAGGAAGATGCACCAAAAAGACGGTAGGTCTTCTTGGGGTTCGGGTGTTAGCTTGGAAAAAAGGGAACTCTTCGAAGAAAGGGCGGAAACTATTTTAATCTTGTTAAAGCAACGTTATCCCGGACTTCCACAATCTTCACTCGATATATCTAAGTTACAAGATAATAGG GATGTAGGACACGCTATTCTAGAGAGCTATTCAAGGATTCTAGAGAGCTTGGCCTTCAATGTCATGTCAAGAATCGAGGATGTCCTTCATGCTGATTCCCTTGCTCAAACATCATCACCACAAAAATCCGAGACATCCCCTAGCTCATCTGATGAAGATGCATTGAGGGTGAGCAGTTCAGACACACCAACACTATCAGATTTTATGGGTTGGGGTATTGCTTCAAGGAGAAGAAGCTCAACTGATCTAGAAATCTACTTTAAGGGTGACAATGACAAAAAACTGGCCAAGCCACCGGTTAGTTCTACTCAGAAAAAGTCTCCTAATCTAGAGAAGCTGGAATCCTTAAGTGGCAATAGAAGTCCAAAAGGTCGTGATTGA
- the LOC107933015 gene encoding proteinaceous RNase P 1, chloroplastic/mitochondrial, whose product MTSFTFTTMQQQPIQYYFLSITLCKYPSSASSTHFLYPSPPKHQIPQHFIHRTRHASVRHHFNAKLSTKHYEKKARKETGSGFSSSSRSSNGGTERNKLENLFSSVLEEKAEKKRYVKDKKKMGFDSSSLKSSKTMENNSVVGKKSKKDKANSPAVHLRVQLDMCSKRGDVMGAIQLYDKAMKEGITMGQYHYAVLLYLCSSAAMGIVQPAKSGSGNRPVLNNGKLVDFDNSLANGSTKPYYLEDDEIWVSEDVKKHALVKGFEIYETMCSNNVPMNEATLTSVARMAMSMGDGDMAFDMVKQMKPLGINPRLRSYGPALSVFCSTGDVNKAFEVEKHMLEHGVQPEEPELEALLRVSVGAGKGDKVYYLLHKLRTSVRKVSPSTADIIVRWFESKAASRVGKRRIDQKLIKEAIENGGGGWHGQGWLGKGKWSISYTVVGDDALCKCCGYKLALIDLDPIETEKFAESVASIAIKREKNFSFQKFQKWLDYYGPFEAVVDAANVGLFSQKRFMPSKVNAVVNAIRQKLPSRRWPLIVLHNKRITGRKMDEPVNKALIDKWKNADALYSTPTGSNDDWYWLYAAIKFKCLIVTNDEMRDHTFQLLGNEFFPKWKERHQVHFSFSNTSPVFYMPPPCSVVIQESEKGHWHIPIASELDYDSERTWLCIRRANSHTVKEDSVAVTEDSQSLNRNKEHTKSTTQTKVNSNFLPLNNGNYDKPRKLAEEMYKNITSISFASVSSDQHKLLSEIEAAEMRGNCVIDFQI is encoded by the exons ATGACCTCCTTTACTTTCACCACTATGCAACAACAGCCAATACAGTACTACTTCCTTTCCATCACTCTCTGTAAGTACCCTTCATCAGCATCTTCCACTCATTTTCTTTACCCTTCACCTCCAAAACACCAAATCCCTCAACATTTTATACATAGAACAAGACATGCTAGTGTTAGACACCATTTCAATGCAAAGCTATCCACAAAACACTACGAAAAAAAGGCTAGGAAAGAAACTGGTTCTGGGTTTAGTTCTTCTTCAAGGTCTAGCAATGGTGGAACTGAAAGGAACAAGTTAGAGAACCTTTTTAGTTCTGTTTTGGAAGAGAAAGCTGAAAAGAAAAGGTATGTAAAGGATAAGAAAAAAATGGGTTTTGATAGTTCTTCATTAAAATCATCTAAAACCATGGAAAATAACTCTGTGGTGGGGAAAAAATCAAAGAAAGATAAGGCTAATTCACCTGCAGTACACTTAAGGGTTCAATTGGATATGTGTTCAAAAAGAGGGGATGTAATGGGGGCTATTCAGCTATATGATAAAGCTATGAAAGAAGGGATTACAATGGGGCAATATCATTATGCTGTGCTTTTGTATCTTTGTTCTTCTGCAGCTATGGGTATTGTTCAACCTGCTAAAAGTGGTAGTGGTAATAGACCTGTTTTAAACAATGGTAAATTGGTTGATTTTGATAATAGTTTAGCAAATGGGTCTACAAAGCCTTATTATTTAGAAGATGATGAGATTTGGGTAAGTGAAGATGTTAAGAAACATGCACTGGTTAAGGGATTTGAGATATACGAGACGATGTGTTCAAACAATGTACCGATGAACGAAGCGACATTAACATCTGTAGCAAGAATGGCAATGTCAATGGGAGATGGTGATATGGCATTTGACATGGTAAAACAAATGAAACCACTAGGTATAAATCCTAGATTACGATCTTATGGTCCTGCTTTATCTGTTTTTTGTAGTACCGGAGACGTTAATAAAGCGTTCGAAGTCGAGAAACATATGTTGGAACATGGTGTTCAACCCGAAGAGCCTGAATTAGAAGCACTTTTAAGAGTTAGTGTAGGGGCTGGAAAAGGTGATAAAGTGTATTATTTATTGCATAAATTAAGAACAAGTGTGAGGAAAGTATCACCTTCTACTGCTGATATAATTGTTAGATGGTTCGAGAGTAAAGCAGCCTCGAGAGTGGGGAAACGACGAATAGACCAAAAGTTAATAAAGGAAGCAATCGAAAATGGTGGTGGAGGTTGGCACGGACAAGGTTGGTTAGGTAAAGGAAAATGGAGTATATCATATACAGTTGTTGGTGATGATGCTTTATGTAAATGTTGTGGTTATAAGTTGGCTTTAATTGATCTCGATCCTATAGAAACCGAGAAGTTTGCCGAATCAGTTGCTTCGATAGCTATAAAACGAGAGAAGAACTTCagttttcaaaagtttcaa AAATGGCTTGACTACTATGGACCGTTTGAAGCTGTGGTTGATGCGGCTAATGTCGGTCTTTTCAGCCAGAAAAGATTCATGCCATCAAAGGTCAATGCTGTTGTTAATGCAATACGACAGAAACTTCCATCAAGGAGATGGCCACTTATTGTTTTGCATAACAAACGGATCACTGGACGGAAGATGGATGAACCAGTAAATAAAGCATTAATTGATAAGTGGAAAAATGCCGATGCTCTATATTCAACACCAACCGGTTCCAATGATGATTG GTACTGGTTGTATGCAGCTATCAAGTTTAAGTGTTTAATCGTGACTAACGATGAGATGAGAGACCATACCTTTCAACTTTTGGGAAATGAATTCTTTCCGAAATGGAAAGAAAGGCATCAA GTGCATTTCAGTTTCTCAAACACCAGTCCAGTATTTTACATGCCTCCTCCATGTTCGGTAGTAATTCAG GAATCAGAGAAAGGCCACTGGCATATTCCCATTGCATCGGAACTCGATTATGATTCTGAAAGAACATGGTTATGCATTAGACGAGCTAACTCACATACGGTGAAGGAAGATTCCGTAGCCGTAACTGAAG ATTCGCAGTCTCTTAACCGTAACAAGGAACATACCAAGTCAACTACTCAAACCAAAGTTAACTCGAATTTCCTGCCATTAAACAATGGAAACTATGATAAACCACGAAAGCTAGCTGAGGAAATGTACAAAAACATCACCAGTATTTCGTTTGCTTCTGTCTCCTCCGATCAACACAAACTTCTATCAGAAATAGAAGCCGCAGAGATGCGTGGCAACTGTGTAATCGACTTTCAAATATGA